Proteins encoded within one genomic window of uncultured Desulfobacter sp.:
- the pepF gene encoding oligoendopeptidase F — translation MVHQPDALRKEVPQSDCWNLSPMFQTTEAWESLFQDLEKKIPTYDDFKGTLAQGPERLLACIEFDHGVGRDMDRLYTYAHLKNDEDKTQSDNEALFQRASNLYTRIGEASSFMSPEIQAIPSDQLKIFLDKDAFKPYRFYLEQMIRYIPHTKDAATEQLLAMASESLGAPQRIFSQLDNADLNFGTVKRPSGDVSALTHGNFITFLGHKDRNFRKTVFDQYYQTYHDHRHTIAATLSASVKKDLFWARARNFDAARKSALFGDNVPEDVYDNLIINVKKAFSPLYHYLDFRKQALGVDALHMYDTYVQLVPDVDFHMDYEQAVETCIEALAPLGRDYCNTLEQGLLKGWVDKYENKGKRSGAYSSGCYDSNPYILLNYDSDSINSLFTLIHEAGHSMHTYLANKSQPYPTHGYTIFVAEVASTLNEALLARHLLEKHTAAPKMKAYILNREIDNIRGTFFRQTMFAEFEHIIHGLAGENQPLTIDTFTSVYKDLLSVYFGDKMVIDDALTLECLRIPHFYSSFYVYKYATGLAAALGLVQRITDKGQPAVDDYLNFLKLGGSMFPIDELRVAGVDMASNTPVQAAASYFESRISELETLWQSM, via the coding sequence ATGGTTCATCAGCCGGACGCCCTGAGAAAAGAGGTCCCTCAAAGTGACTGCTGGAATCTGTCCCCCATGTTTCAAACCACAGAGGCGTGGGAATCGCTTTTCCAAGATCTGGAAAAAAAGATCCCCACCTATGACGATTTCAAAGGCACCCTTGCCCAGGGGCCTGAAAGGCTTTTAGCCTGCATTGAATTTGATCACGGTGTCGGGCGGGATATGGATCGTCTTTATACGTATGCCCACCTGAAAAACGATGAAGATAAAACCCAGTCGGACAATGAGGCTCTTTTCCAGCGCGCCTCTAATCTGTATACCCGCATCGGGGAGGCCTCAAGTTTCATGTCCCCTGAAATCCAGGCCATCCCATCAGACCAACTGAAAATATTTCTCGATAAAGACGCGTTTAAGCCATACCGGTTTTACCTGGAACAGATGATCCGGTATATCCCTCACACAAAAGATGCAGCAACCGAACAACTGCTGGCAATGGCGAGCGAAAGCCTGGGGGCCCCCCAGAGAATCTTCTCCCAGCTGGACAACGCAGATCTTAATTTCGGTACGGTAAAAAGACCATCGGGCGATGTTTCTGCCTTGACCCATGGCAACTTTATTACGTTTCTGGGACACAAGGACAGAAATTTTCGCAAAACGGTCTTTGATCAATATTACCAGACCTACCATGACCACAGACACACCATTGCCGCGACCCTGTCCGCCTCGGTAAAAAAAGATTTGTTCTGGGCCAGGGCCAGAAATTTTGATGCCGCACGAAAGTCCGCTCTGTTTGGGGATAATGTTCCCGAAGATGTCTATGACAACCTGATCATTAATGTAAAAAAAGCATTTTCACCGCTTTACCACTACCTTGATTTCAGAAAACAGGCCCTGGGCGTTGACGCGCTGCACATGTACGACACCTATGTACAGCTTGTGCCTGATGTTGACTTTCACATGGACTATGAACAGGCGGTTGAGACCTGCATTGAGGCCCTTGCGCCCTTAGGCCGGGACTATTGCAACACCCTGGAACAGGGCCTGCTCAAGGGCTGGGTAGACAAATACGAAAACAAAGGCAAAAGAAGCGGGGCCTACTCTTCGGGGTGTTACGACTCCAATCCCTATATCCTGCTCAACTATGATTCCGATTCCATCAACAGCCTGTTTACCCTGATTCACGAGGCTGGGCACTCCATGCACACCTATCTTGCCAACAAATCCCAGCCCTACCCCACCCACGGGTATACGATTTTTGTGGCAGAGGTGGCCTCAACCCTTAATGAGGCGCTTTTGGCGCGGCATCTTCTGGAAAAACATACAGCTGCCCCCAAAATGAAGGCCTACATACTGAACCGGGAAATCGACAATATCCGGGGCACATTTTTCCGCCAGACCATGTTTGCCGAATTTGAACATATCATCCATGGTCTGGCCGGTGAAAACCAGCCCCTGACCATTGATACCTTCACATCCGTATACAAAGATCTTCTATCTGTATATTTTGGCGATAAAATGGTCATTGACGACGCCCTTACCCTGGAATGCCTGCGCATCCCCCATTTTTATTCTTCCTTTTACGTGTATAAATACGCCACAGGTCTGGCAGCAGCGTTAGGACTTGTCCAGCGGATAACAGATAAGGGACAGCCTGCCGTGGATGATTATCTTAACTTTCTCAAACTCGGCGGATCCATGTTCCCCATTGATGAACTCAGGGTGGCGGGTGTGGACATGGCATCCAATACCCCTGTACAGGCCGCGGCATCCTATTTTGAATCACGGATCAGCGAACTGGAAACCCTGTGGCAGTCAATGTAG